The nucleotide sequence CCAAGGCTTCTGGGGTTAAAATCTCCCCGTATTCCGGTGTCACTTCACCGATCACTTCGACCCCTTGCGGCCACTCAGCCATCCTTTCTCCTCCCTTCGAATCCCCTTTTGTGGATCCCGGGGACTCCTCAATCAGTAAAATCATTTGTCAGAACTGCTCCGTGATACAGTTTTTACTACGCATTGTTCTGTAATACGGAACACTGTTCTATTTATATTCATCATACCATGAAGGCGAGGGGGCGTAAACATTTTGACACGGGAAATCGGCCGACAGGCGTTCTGGAAGTGCGGGGAAGTGGTATAGTGAAAGACAAGCGGGCCAGTGGAAAGGAGCAGACGATCATGTCTCAGGGGAAACGCGCGTTAAACTTTAATGCTGGGCCGGCCGCCCTTCCGTTGGAGGTTTTGGAGCAGGCCCGGGAGGAGTTCGTCGACTTCGGGGGCACGGGGATGTCCGTCATGGAGATGAGCCACCGCAGCAAAACTTACGAGGCGATCCACAACGAAACGGCCGCCCTCGTTCGGGAGCTGCTCGGGGTGCCGGAGGGGTACGACGTATTGTTCCTCCAGGGCGGAGCCAGTTTGCAGTTTGCCATGGTCCCTATGAACTTTCTCCCGAAGGGCAAAGCGGCGGGCTATGTCTTGACCGGCAGCTGGTCCGAAAAGGCTTTGAAAGAGGCTCAGCGACTCGGAGAGACTTTTGTGGCGGCCAGCACCAAAGACGGCCATTATCGGCGCATTCCGGGGGCGGAGGAGATTTCCTTCGGCAGGGACAGCGCCTATCTGCATGTGACGTCTAACAACACGATCTTCGGAACCCAGTGGACCCGTTTTCCGGACACCGGTTCGGTGCCTCTCGTGGCCGATATGTCCAGCGATATCCTGTCCAGAAAGATCGATGTTCGCCAGTTTGCGCTGATTTACGCCGGAGCTCAGAAAAATCTGGGCCCCTCCGGGGTGACCCTGGTGGTTGTGCGGCAAGACATGGTGGAGAGAGCGCCGGAAGATCTGCCGACGATGCTCCAGTACCGGATCCACGCAAAAAACAATTCGCTGTACAATACTCCGCCGACCTTCGGGATTTACATGATGGGCCTGGTGTTGAAGTGGGTCAAAGGACAAGGCGGGGTGGAGGCGGTGGAGCGCCGAAACCGCGAAAAGGCGGGGCTGATCTACAAGGTGATCGATGACAATCCCGATTTCTACCTGGGCCACGCGGAACCGACAAGCCGGTCGCTGATGAATGTCACCTTCCGCTTACCCACGCCGGAACTCGAGAAGGAATTCCTGGATGGTGCAAAGGCGGAGGGTTTTGTCGGGTTAAATGGTCACCGGTCGGTGGGCGGATGCCGAGCTTCTCTGTACAATGCGGTACCCGTAGAGCATTGCGCCGCATTGCGGGATTATATGGTGGAGTTTCGGAAAAAGCACGCCTGATCCTCAGTGGGCCGGTCGGATGACCAGGGGTTCCGTCTCCCGGAATGCGGGCGGGGACATTTCAGCGCCCCGCCCGCATGCTGGGTATACAGGTTAAGGGCGCTCAAGAGTTCTGTTTGGCCTTGAGTTGCTCGGCCAGTTGAACGAAAAAGTTTACCGCATCGGGATTGGCGGTAGAATCCAGGTTGACCGCCTTGTGAACCGGCGTGCCCAGCAGGATTTTCTTGATCGGGACCTCCAGTTTCTTTCCGTTTAAAGTCCTGGGCACTTCCCGAATTTGATAAATCTCATCCGGAACGTGGCGGGGCGAGAGATTCTTTCGGATTTGGTCTCGAATCTTCTTCTTAAGCCCGTCGTCCAACTCGACCCCCTCTTGAAGGACGACAAACAACGGCATAAAGGAAGCTCCTTCCATGCCTTCGAGATCGATAACCAAACTGTCCATGACCTCGGGTAAGCTTTCGACTGTCCGATAGATTTCACTCGTGCCCATCCGAACGCCCAGGCGGTTGATGGTGGAGTCGGATCGGCCGTAGATGATCGCCGTGCCCCGGGGAGTGATCTTGATCCAGTCTCCGTGGCGCCATACACCTGGATACATGTCGAAATAGCTGTCCCGGTACCGGGCGTTGTCCGGATCATTCCAGAAATAGAGGGGCATAGAAGGCATCGGTTCCGTGATGACCAATTCGCCGACCTCATCGATCACCGGACGGCCGTCGGGGTCGAAGGCTTCGACCTTTACGCCCAGGCTGCGGCATTGAATCTCCCCGGAGTAGACCGGAAGAATTGGACAACCTGTGACAAAGGAGGAACAGACGTCCGTACCTCCACTGGTCGAGGCGAGCCACAGATCTTTCTTGACATGCTCATAGACCCACTCAAAACCTTCGGGCGGAAGCGGCGAACCCGTGGAACCTATGCTTACGAGGCGCGATAAATCGTAGTCCCGGCCTGGCTCGACTCCCGCTTTCATGCAGGAAGTCAGGTATCCAGCGCTGGTTCCAAAAACGGTCATGCCAGTCTTCTCGGCGAACTCCCATAGGACGTTGAGGTCTGGATATCCGGGACTGCCGTCGTACAGCAGGATGGTGGATCCCGCCAGGAGGCCGCTCACCACGACGTTCCACATCATCCAGCCGGTGGTGGTGAACCAGAAAAACCGATCGTCCGGAGTGAGGTTGAGGTGTAAACCGATCGATTTCAGATGTTCGAGCAGAATGCCCCCATGCCCTTGGACGATCGCTTTCGGCAGCCCGGTGGTGCCGGAGGAATACAAGACCCATAGCGGATGATCAAAGGGGACTTGCTCGAACTGGAGCGTGCTGCTTTGTCCCAGAATGTCTTGCCAGAGAAGGGCGTTGGAAAGTTCCTCGATGCCCTTTTCCGGGTTCAGATAAGGAACCAGGACGGTATGTGACAAAGTGGGGAGTGCCCGCTGCAACTCCTGGATCACGGGTCGACGGTCGAAAGCCTTGCCGTTGTACGGATATCCATCGATGGCAAACAGCACCTTCGGTTCAATCTGCCGGAATCGATCGATCACGCTGACACTTCCGAAATCTGGCGAACAACTCGACCAAACCGCTCCGATACTGGCCGAGGCGAGCATGGCAATCACGGCCTCGGGCATATTGGGCAAGTAGGCGACCACTCGATCCCCGCGCTGTACCCCCATATTCCGCAGGGCGGCAGCCACCGAAGCGACACGTTCCTTCAACTGTTTCCAGGAGACCGACTCAAAAGGCCGGACTTCGGATTGAAAGAGGATGGCCGGCCGTTCGCTCGACTCGTGGCGCAAAGCATGTTCAGCGTAGTTGAGCTCGGCGCCGGGGAACCACCGGGCGCCGGGCATGGAACGGGATGCCAAAACCCGGGTATAGGGCTTAGAGGCCTTGATATCAAAAAAGTCCCAAATCGAAGTCCAGAAAGCGTCCAAGTCGGACACCGACCACCTCCAAAGTTCCTCATAAGAATGAAAAGTCAAACCTCGTGTTTCTTTCAACCATTGCATATAACGATATAAATTCGTATTGTGTTTGAAGACTTCGGACCCTTCCCACAGCGGGGAACCCTCTGGAATGTTGGCCACGTTTCACACCTGCCTTTGTTGTCAATCGAAGATGAGAGGCGCTCGCGGATGAATTTATTGTACCGTGTTCAAAGAGAGAAGGGAAGGCGGTTCCGATCGGGCGCGTACTGGTCTTCGATTTTTGGTCGAGATTGTGCGTGAAACAGTATTGTCTACTCTCAATCTGTTATAGTACAATGGCAAAAAGGCCACGGGAAAGGGGCAGGGGTACATGACCACAGGATTTCAGCTGGTGCACAAGTGGATCGAGCGAAACCGGGGGCTTGGAAAAACGGATGAAGAGATGATGAAGGTTCAATTCGTGTACGAGGGCACCCTTTACCGGTTGAGAAAAACGGACAACGGGGAGATTGCGGTTGATGCAGAACCCGGTACGGTGATCATCTTTCGGGATGAACGAGAACTGGAGGACGAATTGACCTGTCGAATCTGTGGGGCTCGCTATACCAACAAGATCGACACGATTCGCTGCTGTATGAACGGGGACGAATGAAAATTGCGGCTCGGGGACGGGTGGGGTGAAATACGGGTGCGGGCGAGTGCCTGAATTGTTGCGGTGACGGCAAGTGTCCAAACATTGGAGCCCCCTTCCGCATTTCCTGACAGTGAATGGAGGGGGGTGAGCCAAGATGTTTGGAGTGTTTGGGTACTATACTCGGTGGGCTGTGGTGTTTCTGGTGATCTTTGTGCTGTTCTTCCTGCTCGTCCCGTGGGGCGGTTATGGGCCGGCGGCGGGTGGAGCCGCGGCCAGCGCGGCGGCGTACTGAAGACAGATGGACGGATGAAACAAAAGCCGAACCTGAATACTGCGGGCGGGGGAGAGTCCCCGTCTTTTTCGTTGTGAAGGTCAGAAGAGGGATTCAGGTCAAGGCTCGCACCCGGTCGACCACCAGTTGCAGATGACCCCTGCGGCGTTCCACCGTCCCGTGAACCCCAAGGGCGATGGCGTCAGGGCGAAATAAGTCTCCTCCTGAACGGCGATATTCTTTTTCAAACATCACAGCGTCCACTATCCCGGTTTCATCCTCCAAGCTAAAAAATACCACTGTTTTTCCCGAGGGAGTTGGCGGACGGTGGGGGCGGACCAAGATGCCCGCCGTCCACACCTCCTTCCCTTCAAAGGATTCCAAATCGACCACGGGCAAAAATCGCCGGGTCCGCAGGACCGGCCGGAAGAGTTCCATGAGGTGGCCGGACAATCCCACCTGAATCAATCGGTATTCGTGAAAGAGACGTTCTTTCAATGTGAAATCCCCGCTGTCTCCGGGGGGCGGAAGGATTTGTGTCCAATGGATATCAACTCCTGAAAGTTGCAAAAGATCATTTAGGTACCAAAGGAGTTGACGGCGATTCGGATAAAGGCGGTCAAAGGCTCCGGTCAGAATCAGATTTTCAAGCAAAGTTCGGGATGGATGGATTCGAAGGCAAAACTCCTCCGGAGAGGCGAAGGGACCGTGGCGTTCTCGATCCTCGATGATTCGCGCCACCTCCTCCCTCGGAAGGCCTTTGATGAGGTTCAGTCCCAGCCTGATGTTTCCCTTTTCTAAACGGCACCCAGTTTCACTGTTATTGACATCGGGGGGGAGGATCTCCACCCCCCTTCGATGGGCTTCCGAACATAGGACGTGGATGGGGTAATATCCCATCGGAAACTGATTCAACAGCCCGGCATAATAGGCCGCCGGATAATGCCGAGCCAGATAGGCCGTGCGGTAGGCGGTGGCCGCGAAGGCGGCGGCGTGAGCTTCGCAAAAACCGTAGGATGCGTATCCCTTGATGTAGTTGTAGATCTGCTCCGCCGTCTCTCGGGAGACCCCCCTGGCCATGGACTTTTCTAGAAAAAGTTCCCCGATTTCCTCCATTTCCCGGAGGGAGCGGTGGTGGCTCATCACCCGGCGGAGGCGGTCTGCTTCACCAGGAGTAAATCCAGCCACCGCTGTGACGATTTCGATCACTTGTTCCTGAAAAAGGATGACCCCGTACGTCTTGTCCAGAATGGGCTTTAGGGCGGGATGAATATAATGGAATTCCGCATTCCCCCTTCGCCGTTCCAAAAAGGGTTCTACCATATTGCCTTTGATCGGACCCGGGCGGATAAGCGCCACACTGGCGACCAAATCTTCGAGGTGATCCGGTTTGAGGCGAACCTGCAGGGCGCGCTGGGCGGGGCTCTCCAATTGAAATACGCCGATGGTCCGCCCTTCTCCAATGGCGGCGAACGTGTCCGGATCGTCCAGAGGGATATCTTCCGGATCGATCGGTTTTCCGTCGCGGTGGAGAAGCTGGACGGTATCCTCCACTGCGGATAGAGTTCGCAGAGAAAGAAGGTCCAGTTTCATCAAACCCACGTCTTCCACCGCTCGCTTGTCGAAGGGAGTGATGATGACCCCTTTGGCCGACCGTTGCAAAGAGGTGACGGTGGTCAAGGGGTCCCGGGAGATGACCAGTCCACCTAAATGGGTGCCGATATGTCTGGGGATATCGACGAGGGCGGACACCAGGTGGAATAGCTGCCAAACTTGCTTTTGTTCGATTCCCGCGTCTCGCAATTCTGGGAACCGTTCCAGTGCCGCTCCCAATTCCCCAGCCCGCACCATGTACGGAATTCGCTTGGCCAGACGATCGAGCAAGGGAGGGGGAAATCCCATTACCCGGCCCACTTCCCGAATGGCGGAACGGATTTGGAACGTCTGGTAGGTACACACGGCGGCCACGTGATCTTCGCCGTACCGGTTATACACATAAGCCGCCACTTCATCCCGGCGCCTGGCGTCGAAATCGACATCGATATCCGGTTTTTCCCCGCGCTCTAAACTGATAAATCGCTCGAACAATAACCCTCTCCCCGCGGCGTCCACATCGGTGATGCCGAGGCAATAGGCCACCGCCGAATCGGCGGCAGACCCTCTTCCGGCATAACGAATTCCTTTCTTGCGGGCGTACTGAACCACATCCCAAACCACCAAAAAATAATCGGCATACCCTAACGTTTCGATAATGGCAAGCTCATGTTCTAACCGCCTGCGAATCTCCGGTGTGAGAGACCCGTAACGACGAATCGCCCCTTCTTCGGTGAGGCGCCTCAGAATCGCCATGGGGGTATCCCCGGGACCGTGGGGAAAGGCCGGGTGGCGGGGGAGGGAAAGGTCCAGGGACACCTGGCATCGTTCTGCAATCTCCATCGCCCGGTGAAGAGCGTCGGGACGTCGCTTAAACCGCAGGGTCATCTCCTCGGGCGATAACAGATACGCCTTCCCATTCAACGGGCGCTCGGGGTGGGGAGACTCCAAGCCCGTTTGGTTTCGGATACAGGTGAGCACATCATAAATCGGAAATTGATCCGGGCTTGCGTAATGAATATCGTGAGTGGCGGTGACGCCGATGTCGAGGGTATCGGCCAGTTCACACAGCCGACCGGTTAAATGTTGGCTACCCGGGGTGAAGGAGTCTTGGATTTCAAGAAAAAAGCGATCTTTTCCGAGCCCGTCTCGAAGCCATTCGGCCATCTCCCGAGCTTTTTGGTTTTGTTTCTGCAGAAGCAGAGTGGGGATTCGCCCCCTTCGGTCACCGGAAAGGACGATCAGTCCTTCCCGGTGTTTAACCAGATCTTGGTACAAGGTCCGCGGTTCCCCGCGGGGGTGGGAAAGGTGGGCTTTCGTCAAAAGGGTGCAAAGTTCGGCGTATCCTTTCGCGTTCTCAGCGAGGACCGTGAGAACGGTACCGTCCTCCATGGTGATCTCCGATCCGGAAATCGGTCGAATGCCCACTCGTTCGGCTGCCCGGTGAAAGGGAACCAGTCCCGCCACCGTATCGCGATCGGTGAGGGCCATCGCCGAAATGCCCAGCTGGGAGGCGATATCTACCAATTCCTCCGGAGCAGAGGCGCCGTCGAGAAAAGAGAAGTAAGAATGGGCATGAAGATGGACCATGGCTGATTCCTTCTTTCAATCCCAGATTCGGTACAACCGCCACTCCTCTTTGTATCGTTTGAGGTCGAAGACCCCAAGATCCGCCGTCTGAACGCGGTAGATTCGATAGGGAGGCTCTCCCTTCCACCAGGCTCCGCTTTCTTCCCACTGATCGATAATTTCGAGGATCTGGTGGCTCTGTCCGCGGAACGAGAAAGAATCGGGCAGGCCTTTTTTCACCCGGACCGCAACGGGGTGGTCGATCAGCCGGCTCAAGAGGACAACTGGGAGCCTTTCATTGGATTTGGCGGACTCCCACACGCCTGTGAGCTGTTTTGCCAAGGATCCCACCAAGCTTGTCGTTGATTTCGCCAGGGAACGGAAAGTCCGAAACGAATCGAAGCGCGGGGGTACTTTTGCCCTAACTCGTCGATCAAAAATCGCCATGTTTGTTGCCGGAATTCGAGGGGAGGGTAGAACTCGTTCCCTCGTAAAAGCCAGCTTACCTGTTCCCCGCGAAGGGGATGAAGGTGTGTGGCGGTGAGTTGAACCCCGGAAATTCGGGTTATCTCGGGGTGCCGGCTTCGAAGGCGAATGTTTAATTCCCGAGCGGATCTCCGAATTCCTTCGGGATGAGCGAGAACTTCGGGGAACAAATGCTGTTCCCAGACCCGGTTTTCTTCATCGTCGGTCCACTGGACGGCGATTCCTTGGACTCCGACTTGTTCTCGTTCAAGTCGCTTTACTAATGCATCACACAGCAGATCTAATAAAGGCTCGGTCGACTCAGTCGGGACCGCCTCCCCAGCTGGGGCTACCCAGGTTTGTGACAAGGTTTTACCGGGGTCTCGGGGAACAAAAGAATCCCCGAGCTCTCCGGCAGCAAAGTGCTGCCAAGTAAGAGCTTCAGGGCCAAACCTCCTTTGTAGCAAAACGAGGGGGATCTTCGTCAACTGCTCTCCGGTGTGCACGCCGAGTCGTTCCATCTCCTCCTTTATCTGAGGTGGAATGTGCCGAAAGAACCGAAGGGGAAGGTGGCGGAAAAAGTCGGCGTCGTCTTCGACCAAAGCGCCGAATACCGGCGGCGCCGCCAGGCGAAAGGGCGGAGAAAACACCTTCGGCCCGTCCTCAATGATGCGCAGAGACACGGCCTCGGCCGTCGATTTGCGGCCGGCAAGGCCGCTGAACCCACTCCATCCCCGACCGGGGAGTCGATCCGTCAGCCGGGTGAACAACTCCCGCCACTGTTCACGGGGATGGTCTGAGAAAAAGGCGGCGTACCATTCCTGATCCGCGACGATTTCAAACCAGGGGGTCCATCCCCGAAGGATTCGTCGCATCTCACCGATCCATCGCCGGTGGCGATCCGGGTCGAACTCTGAAACCAGGGCATCCGGAGCCAGGCGAAGGGCTTCGATAACGGGTGTAGCCAGGGTGACTCCGAGGGACCCGGCTGCCGTGTTATAATCGACAATTCGACCGTCTCGCACGACCAGCACCGGACGGTTCCCGGCACTCCTTTCTTCGACCGCGTACAGCCCCACAAACGTCGCATGGATCATCCACCGTTTCTTCACCCCTTGTGCGGCGCGCCCATAGGCCGAGCCCGCCGCGGCCCCCTCTCTGTCGCATTGTGGTGTTCTTTATTATACCCGAGGGATCGAAGAAATGCAAACGTATGTTTGTCAGGCTTTTGATGGGCGGAGAGGGTGCTTGGGGTCCGAAGCGTCGACGGTTATCCCCCGGCTCGGTACAATGGAGGAGAGGTGAGCCCCATGATGATCCGCGACCCGATCCACGGCGATATTCATCTCAGTTCTTGGGCCACCCGGGTGATCGACACCCGGGCATTTCAACGATTGCGGGGGATCCGGCAACTGGGAACGGCCTACCTCGTGTACCCCGGATGTCACCACACCCGATTCGAGCACTCCCTTGGCACTTATTGGGTGGCGAAACAGATCATGAATCACCTTCGGGCGGCCGGTTCACCCGAACTCACCCAAGGGGATGCGGGACAACTGGAAGGGGTGGCTTTGGCGGCTTTGCTTCATGATGTGACCCACGTCCCCTTTGGTCACACCCTGGAGGATGAGTGGCGCCTGTTTCCTCGCCACGACACCGGTGCCCGGCTTCGCCACGTGTTCTCTGAAGAGATCGGCGAACTGTTGGACCGGATGGGTTTGCTGTCTTTTGTCCACAGGCTTCTGGATCCCCGCGAACCTTTTGAATGGCCGTGGGCGAGAGAGATCGTATCCGGGACGGTGGATGCGGACCTGTTCGATTACGTGCGCCGGGACGCGCGATTTGCCGGCCTTCGAATGGATTACGACGATCGGATCTTGTCCAATTTTATCATCACGGAGGGAAGGTTGGCCCTGAACTTGGTCAAAGGGGGCCGGGAACGGGCGGACGTGCGCTCTGAATTTTTCCATATGCTCCATATGCGGTATGTCCTCACAGAACGACTCTATTATCATCACGCGAAAATCGCTTCATCGGCCATGGTGGCCCGGATGGTGGAATGGGGGGCGGAAGGAGAAGGGATCACCGAGGAGCAGCTTTTGGGGTGGGGGGATGTGGAACTGTTGGAAGCTCTTCGGCGCATGGGCGCGAAGGACGGCCGGATCGGCCGCATGTTGGATCGCTTGGCGCGCCGGGGCCTTTTTAAACGGGGCGTAGAAGTGTATCCCGGCGACCTCTCCCCGGAGCAGAGGGTTCGGTGGGTTCAGGGCCTCCGGGATCCGGACACCCGCCGAAGACTGGAACGGTGGATCGCCCGGCGCTTGGGCTGTGGGGAAGACGAGGTGATTCTTTACTGCCAGGCGGAGACCTTCATGAAAGAGGTCAATGCCCGATGTCTGACGGCAAGCGGGGTGAAACCTTTGGGCGAGGCGGGGGTGAGCACCGAATTGGAGGTGCGCCTCTTGGAACAAAAATATCGGGATCTGTGGCGTTTGTATGTGTTGGTTCCACCCGAATGGAGGGAGCGGTGCCGGGAACACCGGGAGCCCATTGTGAAGGCGCTGGACGAGGCCGCCGAGGTGCCTTCCGGGAAATTAGGATGACTTGGGCAGGGTGGCTTGATAATCGTACACCATTCTCGACACGGTGGAAAGAACCTGGGCGGCGGTGTCCTGGTCGATGTCCCGGCTGAAGAGGCTGATCACGTACGGGCGCCCGGGCAGGAAGACGATCCCCACGTCGTGCCATTGATCGGTCCAGTTGCCGATTTTGTGCGCCACCGGGACGTTCGCGGGCAGCTTGGCCGGGATTCGATCGTTAAAATCCGTGTGTTCCAGGTCGTCGATCAAGGGCGCCGCCACAGTGGGATGTTTCTTGGCGAATTCAAATAATTTCACCGCATACAGGGCCATGTCGTCAGGAGTTGTCACGTTGTCGCCATCCACCACCTGTTTGCCGCCCAATTGGCGCATAAAGGCTTTGACGTTGTCGACCCCCAGGTCGTCCAGGAGAATATTCGTGGCCACGTTGTCACTCGCCACGATCGAGGCTTGGGACAGTTGTCGGATCGTGTACTCCGTTCCCACGGGGGTGGAGGCAATCCACCCTGTGCCATCTTCGTAATCGGACGCCTCATAGATGAGTTTGGTGTTGGGATCGACTTTACCTTGGGCGATCAACGTGTAAAGATAGAGATTCATAGGAAGCTTAAAGGTGCTGGCCGCGAAAAAAACGCGATTTCCGTCGATGTCGAGCTTCGCCCCCGAGTCCAGATCCACTACGACGACGCCATAAGCTCCGGGCTGTGACGTTACGTATCCGCTGATCGCCTGTTTCAGTGCTGTATAATCCGGCGGGGGAAGGTGGGCCGATGCGTCAGTTCCCCCAGCCCAGGTGGCGATGGCCCGCCCCAACTCCCATCCTGTCCACCCGAGAACCAAGGCGAGAACCGCGAGGGTCAACCGGCGGCGGCGGCGCCGTTTTCGCCGCGCCGCGGCTTTTTTTTGCTGGGTGAACCGGGATGGTCGCCCGGGATTGTACGGGGTGTACATGCAGCGGCCTCCTCACAGGTGTTCTTTTTGCGCTGAACTGGTATCATTGTAGCATGGAAAACAGACAGAGAGACAAGGAGGTGTGCTCCTCCGAGACGGTGAATTCCTTTTATTTGACGTACACGCTTATGGATGGATCGGTGGGCGCGGCCCGTTTTGAGACCGAAGAAGACCGGGATGGTTGCCACATTTCCCTCGATCTGTACCGGGTGAATCTCGGGCCGGTGGATGATGGCGTTTTTGCCAGGATGGTGCTTCGGCATCGGGGTCGCGTGTTGAAAAATGGCGAGGATAGGGGGCCGGACGGAGCCGATGGAGCGCGGTGACGGAAGGCGGTCGAATAAACCCGCGGGTGGAGGATGGATGTCTCATGATAAGCCAAGTTCGGGTTCTTCCGCCGGGCGCCGGGGATCTCGCCGCAGGCGCCCTCCGGGGCACGGGCGGGGGCGCCTTCCCGGAGAAGGGCCGAGGACCGGTGAACGGCACCATCGCCGTCCGGCGACCCTCCGCACGTCAGAGGATCTGGGCGGAGAGCTTCCCGGGGCGCTGGACCTTGTGTTTGGAACGGCGGTGGGGGAGTTCCAAGTCGGGCAAAAAGTGAAATACCTCGGGCATGTGCGGCGTCATCGTTATCGGGTGGGGATTGTGGAGCAGGTTTTCGGCAACGGGGAATACTTGATCAATATCCAGCACGAATTGATCTGGACCTACGGTTCATACCTTGAACCCACAGATGAGCCGGTTTTTTACAAGTAGCGCCGTTCAAAGCCCTGGAGGCGACCCGGTGGGCACAGTGTTTCCCGGGATTTCGGGGAGACGAAAAAATCGCCCAGACGGGCAGATGGATAGGAGGGTGTGTGGTGACCGAAGAACTGCGAATGTCGCTGGACCAGATCCGCCACGAGATGCCGGCGGCAAAGCGGTGGATTTACATGAATACGGGGACCACCGGTCCCCTCCCGGAGCGGGTAATGCGCGCCGTGGAGAAACAGACGGCGGCGGAAGTGGATCGGGGTCGGATCGATCCAGATCTCCACCAGCGTGTCTCGGAGCTGAAAGAAACCCTTCGCCGGGCCTGGGCAGAATTGACAGGAGCAACGACCGCCTCCATTGCCTTGACCCAGAACACCACAGAGGGGATCGGGCTGGCCTTGGCGGGGCTCGATTGGCAGGCGGGTGACGAAGTGGTCACTACAAACCTCGAGCACTCCGGCGTCATCATGCCCCTTTATCTCCTCGCTTCTCGCAAAGGGGTCGAGATCCGGTTCATCGACCTCGGGATCGGCGAGAAGAACATGATTGCGGCGCTGGAAGAGGCGGTGACCGCGAGGACTCGAATGATCGTTTTTTCCCATGTCTCCTATCAAACCGGGGCCGTGTTGCCAATGGAGCACGTGGCTTCCTGGGCAAGGGAGCGGGGGTTGTGGACACTGGTGGATGGTGCCCAGGGCGTCGGTGCTCTCCCCTTGAATCTCAAACAAACGGGCGTGGATTTTTACGCCATGCCGGGACAAAAATGGCTGTGCGGCCCGGAGGGATGCGGCGCCCTGTATATTGCCGAAGACCGGTTGGACCAAGTCCGGCCGACTTTGGTGGGATGGGCCGGACTCAAACAGATGGGACCTTGGCCCGAGGTGGTCCTTCATCAAGACGCGCGAAAATTCGAAGTGGCATCGTTCTCGGCGCCACTCTTTGCTGGAATGCTGGAGAGTCTGCGATTCGGCGAAGAGGTGGGGTGGCCGGGGATCTACCGCCGAACCCATCGATTGGCCGAGAGGTTTCGATCATTGCTCGGCGAAGTTCCCGGCGTTCAGGTGGTCACACCGGACAACCATGCGGGACTGGTGAGTTTTGAGGTGCGGGGGCGGAAGCCTGAAGAAGTGCTGGAAGGACTGCGATCCCGAGGCATCCTGATGCGGACCATTCCCAGAACTCCGTGGGTGCGAGC is from Kyrpidia tusciae DSM 2912 and encodes:
- the serC gene encoding 3-phosphoserine/phosphohydroxythreonine transaminase, translated to MSQGKRALNFNAGPAALPLEVLEQAREEFVDFGGTGMSVMEMSHRSKTYEAIHNETAALVRELLGVPEGYDVLFLQGGASLQFAMVPMNFLPKGKAAGYVLTGSWSEKALKEAQRLGETFVAASTKDGHYRRIPGAEEISFGRDSAYLHVTSNNTIFGTQWTRFPDTGSVPLVADMSSDILSRKIDVRQFALIYAGAQKNLGPSGVTLVVVRQDMVERAPEDLPTMLQYRIHAKNNSLYNTPPTFGIYMMGLVLKWVKGQGGVEAVERRNREKAGLIYKVIDDNPDFYLGHAEPTSRSLMNVTFRLPTPELEKEFLDGAKAEGFVGLNGHRSVGGCRASLYNAVPVEHCAALRDYMVEFRKKHA
- a CDS encoding acetoacetate--CoA ligase codes for the protein MANIPEGSPLWEGSEVFKHNTNLYRYMQWLKETRGLTFHSYEELWRWSVSDLDAFWTSIWDFFDIKASKPYTRVLASRSMPGARWFPGAELNYAEHALRHESSERPAILFQSEVRPFESVSWKQLKERVASVAAALRNMGVQRGDRVVAYLPNMPEAVIAMLASASIGAVWSSCSPDFGSVSVIDRFRQIEPKVLFAIDGYPYNGKAFDRRPVIQELQRALPTLSHTVLVPYLNPEKGIEELSNALLWQDILGQSSTLQFEQVPFDHPLWVLYSSGTTGLPKAIVQGHGGILLEHLKSIGLHLNLTPDDRFFWFTTTGWMMWNVVVSGLLAGSTILLYDGSPGYPDLNVLWEFAEKTGMTVFGTSAGYLTSCMKAGVEPGRDYDLSRLVSIGSTGSPLPPEGFEWVYEHVKKDLWLASTSGGTDVCSSFVTGCPILPVYSGEIQCRSLGVKVEAFDPDGRPVIDEVGELVITEPMPSMPLYFWNDPDNARYRDSYFDMYPGVWRHGDWIKITPRGTAIIYGRSDSTINRLGVRMGTSEIYRTVESLPEVMDSLVIDLEGMEGASFMPLFVVLQEGVELDDGLKKKIRDQIRKNLSPRHVPDEIYQIREVPRTLNGKKLEVPIKKILLGTPVHKAVNLDSTANPDAVNFFVQLAEQLKAKQNS
- a CDS encoding DNA polymerase III subunit alpha, with translation MVHLHAHSYFSFLDGASAPEELVDIASQLGISAMALTDRDTVAGLVPFHRAAERVGIRPISGSEITMEDGTVLTVLAENAKGYAELCTLLTKAHLSHPRGEPRTLYQDLVKHREGLIVLSGDRRGRIPTLLLQKQNQKAREMAEWLRDGLGKDRFFLEIQDSFTPGSQHLTGRLCELADTLDIGVTATHDIHYASPDQFPIYDVLTCIRNQTGLESPHPERPLNGKAYLLSPEEMTLRFKRRPDALHRAMEIAERCQVSLDLSLPRHPAFPHGPGDTPMAILRRLTEEGAIRRYGSLTPEIRRRLEHELAIIETLGYADYFLVVWDVVQYARKKGIRYAGRGSAADSAVAYCLGITDVDAAGRGLLFERFISLERGEKPDIDVDFDARRRDEVAAYVYNRYGEDHVAAVCTYQTFQIRSAIREVGRVMGFPPPLLDRLAKRIPYMVRAGELGAALERFPELRDAGIEQKQVWQLFHLVSALVDIPRHIGTHLGGLVISRDPLTTVTSLQRSAKGVIITPFDKRAVEDVGLMKLDLLSLRTLSAVEDTVQLLHRDGKPIDPEDIPLDDPDTFAAIGEGRTIGVFQLESPAQRALQVRLKPDHLEDLVASVALIRPGPIKGNMVEPFLERRRGNAEFHYIHPALKPILDKTYGVILFQEQVIEIVTAVAGFTPGEADRLRRVMSHHRSLREMEEIGELFLEKSMARGVSRETAEQIYNYIKGYASYGFCEAHAAAFAATAYRTAYLARHYPAAYYAGLLNQFPMGYYPIHVLCSEAHRRGVEILPPDVNNSETGCRLEKGNIRLGLNLIKGLPREEVARIIEDRERHGPFASPEEFCLRIHPSRTLLENLILTGAFDRLYPNRRQLLWYLNDLLQLSGVDIHWTQILPPPGDSGDFTLKERLFHEYRLIQVGLSGHLMELFRPVLRTRRFLPVVDLESFEGKEVWTAGILVRPHRPPTPSGKTVVFFSLEDETGIVDAVMFEKEYRRSGGDLFRPDAIALGVHGTVERRRGHLQLVVDRVRALT
- a CDS encoding DUF6504 family protein, which translates into the protein MSRLIDHPVAVRVKKGLPDSFSFRGQSHQILEIIDQWEESGAWWKGEPPYRIYRVQTADLGVFDLKRYKEEWRLYRIWD